A single window of Trueperaceae bacterium DNA harbors:
- a CDS encoding carbohydrate ABC transporter permease — translation MRRLRRNAGRIAAHVGLALLSLVVLFPLVYVVLLSFQTIQEASSIPPTLIPAAFDFENYARVFERLDVVGLFTNSAIYTVSTTAMVLVTSTLAAYATTKIRMPGRRLVLALFVGSILVPPAVRTIPLYTMIAGWGWVDTWAGLALPLTATGFGLFFMNQFMLTIPDEVVEAARIDGAGELTIVARVIVPLALPGIAVLGLYNFMFRWNDYLWPLVVTRQEWQTLPVGVTLFKSSQQLITWNLIAAAAVVTLLPVMALFFALRERIMDGIAIQAGK, via the coding sequence ATGAGGCGGCTGCGGCGGAACGCCGGCCGCATCGCGGCGCACGTGGGGCTGGCGTTGCTCTCGCTGGTCGTGCTGTTCCCGCTGGTGTACGTGGTGCTGCTGTCGTTCCAGACGATCCAGGAGGCGTCGTCGATCCCGCCGACCCTGATCCCCGCCGCCTTCGATTTCGAGAACTACGCGCGGGTGTTCGAGCGCCTCGACGTGGTCGGCCTGTTCACGAACTCGGCGATCTACACCGTGTCGACGACGGCGATGGTGCTGGTGACGTCGACGCTGGCGGCGTACGCGACGACGAAGATCCGCATGCCGGGCCGACGCCTGGTGCTCGCCCTGTTCGTGGGCAGCATCCTCGTGCCGCCCGCGGTGCGGACCATCCCGCTCTACACGATGATCGCGGGCTGGGGTTGGGTCGACACGTGGGCGGGGTTGGCGCTGCCGCTCACGGCGACCGGGTTCGGGTTGTTCTTCATGAACCAGTTCATGCTCACGATCCCCGACGAGGTGGTCGAGGCGGCCCGCATCGACGGGGCGGGCGAACTCACGATCGTGGCGCGCGTCATCGTGCCGCTGGCGCTGCCCGGCATCGCGGTGTTGGGGCTGTACAACTTCATGTTCCGCTGGAACGACTACCTGTGGCCGCTGGTGGTGACGCGCCAGGAGTGGCAGACCCTGCCGGTGGGCGTGACGCTGTTCAAGTCGTCGCAGCAACTGATCACCTGGAACCTGATCGCGGCCGCCGCGGTCGTGACGCTCCTGCCGGTCATGGCGTTGTTCTTCGCGCTCCGCGAGCGCATCATGGACGGCATCGCCATCCAGGCGGGCAAGTAG
- a CDS encoding sugar ABC transporter permease: MKQRHRRYLTGYLFLAPALLSLAVFTFAPFAVGFYNSLHAGFGSNLDFVGFENYRYLFESPRFWNALRVTVVFTASYSVVSIALGFLAAYALDDRGIRFKPIFSSVLILPYVVTPAIATLVWQYMFNADFGILNGGLAALGLTPVAWLQTPTGAMVSLVVVQVWFTLGYNMLLFASGLRSIPRTYYEAAEIDGVGTWNKIRHITLPLLVPTIVFIGVLSLMGGFVHSFVLAQILTGGGPFRGTEVLMLLIYETAFESFDVPMANAMTIVMFALLFALSYLMNVWQERAYQGVE, from the coding sequence ATGAAGCAACGTCACCGCCGGTATCTGACCGGGTATCTCTTCCTCGCGCCGGCCCTTCTCTCGCTGGCCGTCTTCACCTTCGCGCCGTTCGCCGTCGGCTTCTACAACAGCCTGCACGCGGGGTTCGGCAGCAACCTCGATTTCGTCGGGTTCGAGAACTACCGCTACCTGTTCGAGAGCCCCCGCTTCTGGAACGCGCTGCGGGTCACGGTGGTCTTCACCGCCAGCTACTCCGTCGTCAGCATCGCGCTCGGGTTCCTCGCCGCGTACGCGCTGGACGACCGGGGGATCCGCTTCAAGCCGATCTTCTCGAGCGTCCTCATCCTCCCCTACGTCGTCACGCCCGCCATCGCGACGCTCGTGTGGCAGTACATGTTCAACGCCGACTTCGGCATCCTGAACGGGGGGCTGGCGGCGCTGGGGCTGACCCCCGTCGCCTGGCTGCAGACGCCGACCGGGGCGATGGTGTCGCTGGTCGTGGTGCAGGTGTGGTTCACGCTGGGCTACAACATGCTGCTCTTCGCCTCGGGCCTGCGCTCGATCCCCCGCACCTACTACGAGGCCGCGGAGATCGACGGGGTGGGCACCTGGAACAAGATCCGCCACATCACCCTGCCGCTGCTGGTGCCGACGATCGTCTTCATCGGGGTGTTGTCGTTGATGGGCGGCTTCGTGCACTCCTTCGTCCTGGCGCAGATCCTGACCGGGGGTGGGCCGTTCCGGGGGACCGAGGTGTTGATGCTGCTGATCTACGAGACCGCCTTCGAGAGCTTCGACGTGCCCATGGCGAACGCCATGACGATCGTGATGTTCGCGCTGCTGTTCGCGCTGTCCTACCTGATGAACGTCTGGCAGGAACGCGCCTACCAGGGGGTCGAATGA
- a CDS encoding sugar ABC transporter substrate-binding protein codes for MTIATLRMLAAATLVLLLQSAVAQDTFTIYWNNNHVYDAYQEVIDDFAADHGVEVDLQTFAWPDMRTKLLTDFSAGQGPDLLEVPATWITEFAGLGALRDVTDDIAAWDESSDWFEGTWTEVTLDARRYGLKLHHTALALFYNEDLFEEAGLDPTDPPETMAEFYATAEALDAALGPDVAAFGFDTDPGYVMPFFASEETPFLIEDGEIAIDTPTIRETLQTLQDVSANGWALRPEPGAAYQATRRSFFEQRVAMILSGPWDIANLESLESDFDYGISPVPRVDGAGALSTVAGTAVAIPDDAEHPDLAWDLMQRLTSVDVEVAATLETGMMMPRASWAADPRLEGVPGVAEFTPILGAASPFDIAARNLGLGDITPGGDVFEQLYQTVVYARGDVDDALDAYVRESNRLIERASD; via the coding sequence ATGACCATCGCGACCCTTCGCATGCTCGCCGCCGCGACGCTGGTGCTGCTCCTGCAGTCGGCCGTGGCCCAAGACACCTTCACCATCTACTGGAACAACAACCACGTCTACGACGCGTACCAGGAGGTCATCGACGACTTCGCCGCCGACCACGGCGTCGAGGTCGACCTGCAGACCTTCGCCTGGCCCGACATGCGCACGAAGTTGCTGACCGACTTCTCCGCCGGCCAGGGCCCCGACCTGCTCGAGGTGCCCGCGACCTGGATCACCGAGTTCGCCGGCCTGGGCGCTCTGCGCGACGTCACCGACGACATCGCGGCGTGGGACGAGAGCTCGGATTGGTTCGAGGGCACCTGGACCGAGGTGACGCTCGACGCGCGCCGCTACGGCCTCAAGCTCCACCACACCGCGCTGGCGCTGTTCTACAACGAGGACCTGTTCGAAGAGGCCGGCCTCGACCCCACCGACCCGCCGGAGACGATGGCCGAGTTCTACGCCACCGCCGAAGCGCTCGACGCGGCGCTCGGGCCGGACGTGGCGGCGTTCGGGTTCGACACCGACCCCGGCTACGTCATGCCGTTCTTCGCCTCGGAGGAAACGCCGTTCCTGATCGAGGACGGGGAGATCGCCATCGACACGCCCACGATCCGCGAGACGCTGCAGACGCTGCAGGACGTCTCCGCCAACGGCTGGGCGCTGCGCCCCGAGCCGGGCGCGGCGTACCAGGCGACCCGCCGCTCGTTCTTCGAGCAGCGCGTCGCGATGATCCTCTCGGGCCCGTGGGACATCGCCAACCTCGAGAGCCTCGAGTCCGACTTCGACTACGGCATCTCCCCCGTGCCGCGCGTCGACGGGGCGGGCGCCCTGTCGACGGTCGCCGGGACCGCCGTCGCGATCCCCGACGACGCGGAGCACCCCGACCTCGCGTGGGACCTCATGCAGCGCCTGACGTCGGTCGACGTCGAGGTCGCCGCGACCCTGGAGACCGGCATGATGATGCCGCGCGCCTCCTGGGCGGCCGACCCGCGCCTCGAGGGGGTGCCCGGCGTCGCGGAGTTCACGCCCATCCTGGGCGCCGCCTCCCCGTTCGACATCGCCGCGCGCAACCTGGGCTTGGGCGACATCACGCCGGGCGGCGACGTCTTCGAGCAGCTGTACCAGACCGTCGTGTACGCCCGCGGGGACGTGGACGACGCGCTCGACGCGTACGTCCGCGAATCGAACCGCCTGATCGAACGCGCCTCCGACTGA